In Falco biarmicus isolate bFalBia1 chromosome 7, bFalBia1.pri, whole genome shotgun sequence, a single window of DNA contains:
- the LOC130152915 gene encoding LOW QUALITY PROTEIN: glycogen phosphorylase, liver form-like (The sequence of the model RefSeq protein was modified relative to this genomic sequence to represent the inferred CDS: inserted 2 bases in 2 codons; substituted 1 base at 1 genomic stop codon), translating to MRGEGTLWKGFAQSLCSKSHRSGLCETHWGHWEPLRGTSLNTSTPHLSGLHWQYITSLFPNNVDYLRRMSLIEEGGTKRINMAHLCIVGSHAVNGMAKIHSEIVKAQVFRDFAALEXEKFQNKTNGIIPRHWLLLCNPGLAELIAEVMAWGHHFPSTAGFAGQEQHAGXRWPPPSRHQHVPVLLLQKTGEDYVWDLSQLTKLHESVDDDLFIWDVADVKQENKVKFALYLKKEYKVKINLSSMFDLHVKRIHEYKRQLMNCLHIITMYNRIRRDPAKLFVPRTVITGGKAAPGYHMAKMIIKLINSVGHVVNNNPIVGRKLKVIFLENYRVSLAEKAMPATNLSEQISTVGTEASGTGNMKFMLNGALTIGIMDGAKVEMAKEAGEENLFTFGMRVEHVMELDREGYNAQKYYNQLPELKQPTDQIKSGFSLHEPDFFKXVNMLFHHNRFRFADYEACVKCQEKVSELYLNSKAWTKIVIKNITAAGKFSSDHTIKEYAQDIWHVEPSDLKIPPPNEPQDAAEDKTPRGTAA from the exons ATGCGGGGGGAGGGCACCCTTTGGAAAGGGTTTGCACAGTCACTCTGCAGTAAAAGCCACCGCTCTGGTTTGTGTGAAACGCACTGGGGACATTGGGAACCGTTGCGTGGGACATCGCTGAACACCAGCACCCCTCACCTCTCTGGCCTCCACTGGCAGTACATCACATCCCTCTTCCCTAACAACGTGGACTATCTGCGGAGGATGTCCCTGATAGAAGAGGGGGGCACCAAGAGGATCAACATGGCTCATCTCTGCATCGTTGGCTCCCACGCTGTCAACGGCATGGCAAAGATCCACTCCGAAATAGTCAAGGCTCAAGT CTTCAGGGACTTTGCAGCGTTGG CAGAGAAGTTTCAGAACAAGACCAACGGCATCATCCCGCGGCactggctcctgctctgcaacccggggctggcagagctcaTTGCAGAGGTGATGGCATGGGGGCA CCACTTTCCAAGCACGGCTGGCTttgctgggcaggagcagcatgCTGGATGAAGGTGGCCACCCCCGTCCCGCCATCAGCATGTGCCTGTGCTCCTTTTGCAGAAAACAGGGGAGGACTATGTGTGGGACCTGAGCCAGCTGACAAAGCTGCACGAGTCTGTGGACGATGACCTCTTCATCTGGGATGTTGCTGACGTGAAGCAG GAGAACAAGGTGAAGTTCGCGCTGTACCTGAAGAAGGAGTACAAAGTGAAGATCAACCTTTCCTCCATGTTCGACCTGCACGTGAAGAGGATCCACGAGTACAAGCGGCAGCTGATGAACTGCCTGCATATCATCACCATGTACAACC gcATCAGGAGGGATCCTGCAAAGCTGTTCGTGCCAAGGACAGTGATCACTGGGGGCAAG GCTGCTCCAGGGTATCACATGGCTAAAATGATCATCAAGCTCATTAATTCTGTGGGTCATGTGGTGAACAACAACCCCATTGTGGGGAGGAAGCTGAAGGTCATCTTCCTGGAGAACTACAGGGTCTCACTGGCAGAGAAAG CAATGCCTGCTACCAACCTGTCCGAGCAGATCTCCACAGTGGGCACTGAGGCATCAGGTACAGGGAACATGAAGTTCATGCTGAATGGGGCTCTCACCATCGGCATCATGGATGGAGCCAAAGTGGAAATGGCCAAGGAGGCTGGAGAAGAAAACCTGTTCACCTTTGGCATGAGGGTAGAGCACGTCATGGAGCTGGACAGGGAAGG GTACAATGCCCAGAAGTACTACAACCAGCTCCCTGAGCTGAAGCAACCCACTGACCAGATTAAGAGTGGCTTCTCCCTACATGAACCTGACTTCTTCA GAGTCAACATGCTCTTCCACCACAACAG GTTTAGGTTTGCAGACTATGAGGCTTGTGTCAAATGCCAGGAGAAGGTCAGCGAGCTGTACCTG AACTCCAAGGCATGGACCAAGATAGTCATCAAGAACATCACAGCGGCTGGCAAGTTCTCCAGCGACCACACCATCAAGGAGTATGCCCAGGACATCTGGCACGTGGAGCCCTCTGACCTGAAGATTCCGCCACCCAACGAGCCCCAGGATGCAGCTGAGGACAAGACCCCCAGAGGCACGGCAGCGTag
- the LOC130152914 gene encoding lysophosphatidylserine lipase ABHD12-like yields MGTATAPERRAGPTRAGGSGAGWPGIPSCTSSSCTCFSSTSLCPPHLPLPRLAHHICIPELLLAVPSSRGAEARGKDQRWYEEALADAHPVIIYLHGCEGTRAVSHCVQFLKIYRQFPGCEYFILDLLPLRNMFFCSDKNVKVLTCPLLILHAEDDAVLPLHLGHKLFETAHSTYKDKTKVKFITFPKKLGLGHNYISFSLELPTLVKNFLDI; encoded by the exons ATGGGGACGGCGACAGCGCCCGAGCGGAGGGCAGGGCCGACGCGGGCCGGCGGCAGCG gggctggctggccTGGTATCCCCAGCTGCACATCCTCCTCCTGCACCTGCTTCTCATCTACATCTCTGTGCCCTCCTCATCTGCCTCTTCCCCGTCTTGCTCACCACATTTGTATACCTGAACTTCT GCTCGCGGTGCcaagcagcagaggggctgaaGCACGGGGCAAGGACCAGCGCTGGTATGAGGAGGCACTTGCTGATGCTCACCCTGTCATCATCTACCTGCACGGCTGTGAGGGGACCAG GGCTGTGAGCcactgtgtccagttcttgAAG ATCTACCGCCAGTTCCCAGGTTGTGAGTACTTCATCCTGGACTTGTTGCCTCTGCGCAACATGTTCTTCTGCAGTGACAAGAA TGTGAAGGTGCTGACCTGCCCGCTCCTCATTCTGCATGCAGAAGATGATGCTGTCCTACCTCTGCACCTGGGCCACAAG CTCTTTGAGACTGCTCACAGCACCTACAAGGACAAAACCAAGGTGAAGTTCATTACCTTTCCCAAGAAGCTAGGCCTGGGCCACAACTACATCTCATTCAGCCTGGAGCTGCCCACCCTGGTGAA AAACTTCTTGGACATTTAG